One stretch of Salmo trutta chromosome 7, fSalTru1.1, whole genome shotgun sequence DNA includes these proteins:
- the LOC115197670 gene encoding cAMP-dependent protein kinase type II-beta regulatory subunit encodes MSIEIPEGLTELLQRFTVEVLRNQPGDLLEFALQYFTQLKDSETTGTAFGNDQNSATRPSGKAVNFIDEAMQIDSENEEESDEEEFIAPVMSRFIRRASVCAEAFNPDEDEEDKEQRVTHPKTDEQRQRLQEACRDILLFKNLDPEQFSQVLDAMFEKFLDVGEHIIDEDDDGDNFYVIERGTFDIYMRVDGVEKTVGAYDNKGSFGELALMYNTPRAATIISTSPGALWCLDRLTFRRIIVKNNALKRRLYEEFIESLPLLTSLELSERMKVVDVLSSRAFCDGEQIISQGDLADCFYIVESGQVRITMKRTRTKKDQEDVDIATCSRGQYFGELALVTNKPRAASAYAVGSVKCLVMDVQAFERLLGPCMDIMKRNIANYEEQLVTLFECSTTDIEEINP; translated from the exons ATGAGTATAGAAATTCCTGAAGGATTGACGGAGCTGTTGCAGAGGTTTACCGTGGAAGTGTTGCGGAATCAGCCGGGAGATTTGCTCGAGTTCGCGTTGCAGTATTTCACCCAACTGAAGGACAGTGAGACCACCGGGACCGCTTTCGGAAATGACCAGAATTCGGCCACTCGACCCAGTGGGAAAGCGGTCAATTTCATCGACGAAGCCATGCAGATCGATTCTGAAAATGAAGAGGAGAGTGACGAAGAGGAATTCATTG CTCCAGTGATGAGTCGATTCATTAGAAGAGCATCAG TTTGTGCCGAGGCGTTCAACCCTGATGAAGACGAGGAAGACAAAGAACAGAGG GTCACCCATCCTAAAACAGACGAACAGAGGCAGAGACTACAGGAGGCTTGCAGAGACATCCTGCTGTTCAAAAACCTGGACCCG gaACAGTTTTCCCAAGTACTGGATGCCATGTTTGAGAAGTTCCTTGATGTAGGAGAACACATCATAGATGAAGATGACGATGGCGACAACTTCTACGTCATTGAAAG agggacctTTGACATCTATATGAGGGTTGATGGTGTAGAGAAGACCGTGGGGGCCTATGATAACAAGGGGAGCTTTGGGGAGCTGGCCCTGATGTACAACACCCCCAGGGCTGCTACCATCATCTCCACCTCGCCCGGAGCCCTCTGGTGCCTG GATCGTCTGACATTCAGGAGGATCATAGTGAAGAACAACGCGTTGAAGAGGAGACTGTACGAGGAGTTCATTGAATCACTTCCACTGTTAACATCATTAGAG CTTTCAGAGAGAATGAaggtggtggatgtgttgtcTTCTAGAGCCTTCTGCGATGGAGAACAGATTATCTCTCAG GGGGACCTAGCAGATTGTTTTTATATAGTTGAATCTGGTCAAGTTAGAATCACCATGAAGAGAACCAGG ACGAAAAAGGACCAAGAGGATGTGGATATAGCTACATGCTCCAGGGGGCAGTACTTTGGAGAACTGGCCCTCGTCACCAACAAACCCAGAGCTGCTTCAGCTTATGCTGTGGGAAGTGTCAAGTGTTTAG TTATGGACGTGCAGGCGTTTGAGAGGTTGCTGGGCCCCTGCATGGACATCATGAAGAGAAACATTGCAAATTACGAAGAGCAGCTGGTTACTCTGTTTGAATGTAGCACCACTGACATTGAGGAGATAAACCCATGA
- the LOC115197669 gene encoding HMG box-containing protein 1 encodes MDASRMEDSFDHLKALPSSHDCPPTPMEYDDLPELQELDESPSSPVLFHVGAGVSRQECIAGSPHTNWLTELAIIATSPQSPLLQEAAPIERSSPVHIFSTNRSLHSYARPPLASSAPSPSRGHLRERSRRVRASSESESGIFSMASFSDDEDMGWSHSWPSTAWHCFLKGTRLRFHRGSNKEWQEAEDLGDSDDESDDERMTTFTSLKSYGSEGLKLVAHEDNVSYGQAVLKLTFDPGSPEEGLLTAECRFDHPFFVKNKGWSSFYPSLTVVQHGIPCYEIQVGDLCLPPGHRDTINCDDSDVLDTFRSYDFTPLDSSAVYVLSSMARQRRTSQSSSGAVSPDPEKLSGSPHSSSASKSNRSNTSGTAPGGATPTKCKRPMNAFMLFAKKYRMEYTQMYPGKDNRAISVILGEKWKKMKNEERRMYTVEAKALADEQKRLNPDCWKRKRTNSGSQQP; translated from the exons ATGGATGCTAGTAGAATGGAGGACTCATTTGATCATCTGAAGGCTCTGCCCTCCTCACATGACTGTCCCCCCACTCCCATGGAGTATG ATGACCTgccagagctgcaggagttggaCGAGAGCCCGTCCTCTCCAGTCCTGTTCCATGTGGGGGCTGGTGTGTCCCGTCAGGAGTGTATAGCCGGTTCCCCTCATACCAACTGGCTGACTGAGCTGGCTATCATCGCTACCAGCCCTCAGAGCCCCCTGCTGCAGGAAGCTGCTCCTATCGAGAG GTCATCTCCTGTGCACATCTTTTCCACCAATCGTAGTTTACATTCCTACGCCCGTCCCCCCCTGGCCAGCAGTGCACCCAGCCCCTCTAGAGGTCACCTCAGGGAACGCAGCAGACGTGTCCGG GCCAGCAGTGAGTCAGAGTCTGGTATTTTCTCTATGGCCTCCTTCTCTGATGATGAGGACATGGGCTGGTCACACTCCTGGCCCTCTACAGCCTGGCACTGCTTCCTGAAAG GCACCCGCCTTCGGTTCCACAGGGGCTCTAACAAGGAGTGGCAGGAGGCTGAAGACCTGGGGGACTCTGATGACGAGTCAGATGATGAGAGAATGACGACGTTCACCTCCCTCAAG AGCTACGGTTCTGAAGGTCTGAAGTTAGTGGCCCATGAGGACAATGTGTCCTACGGCCAGGCCGTCCTCAAACTCACCTTTGACCCAGGCTCGCCAGAAGAAGGCCTGTTAACGGCAGAGTGCAGATTTGATCACCCCTTCTTTGTGAAAAACAAAG GTTGGTCCTCGTTCTACCCCAGCCTGACTGTGGTGCAGCATGGTATTCCCTGCTATGAGATTCAGGTTGGGGACCTGTGTCTTCCCCCGGGACACAGGGACACCATCAACTGTGATGACTCTGATGTCTTGGACACCTTCAGGAG ttatGATTTCACTCCTTTGGACTCGTCAGCTGTGTATGTTCTGAGCAGCATGGCCAGACAGCGTAGGACCTCCCAGTCCAGTAGTGGCGCTGTCTCCCCCGACCCAGAGAAACTCTCCGGCTCCCCCCACTCCTCCTCTGCCAGCAAATCAAACAGGAGCAATACCTCAGGGACGGCCCCCGGCGGGGCCACACCCACCAAATGCAAACGGCCAATGAACGCCTTCATGCTCTTCGCTAAGAAGTACAGGATGGAGTACACACAGATGTACCCTGGGAAGGATAACAG AGCCATCAGCGTGATCCTGGGTGAGAAGTGGAAGAAGATGAAGAACGAGGAGAGGAGGATGTACACCGTGGAGGCCAAGGCTTTGGCCGACGAGCAGAAGAGACTTAACCCTGACTGCTGGAAACGCAAGAGAACCAACTCA gGGTCCCAGCAGCCCTAG